From the Gouania willdenowi chromosome 19, fGouWil2.1, whole genome shotgun sequence genome, one window contains:
- the LOC114481235 gene encoding probable E3 ubiquitin-protein ligase TRIML1 isoform X2, translated as MKKLAAKQVEMTKKTNEVKEKIKKKYEDMKRVLDEDLRITLTQLDTEFEATEKLVEEKIEDCYHLTQELDQELMNAGTQNSEIDQRISESLKKSDPDLIQTDDFRNQQLLSLTINLLLFIRSQIPISKKLFQTYAADVVLDAGTAHPKLIISPNGDSATYTENWQEVPDVPSRFDNTLNVISQQALSEGRHYWEVEVSGKTYWEIGLTYPSIPRKGKEKEEDCWLGRGKESWCVEYFNGDYTAWHDGANHELPPLSGRQFHRIGVYCSFPGGLVCFLGADTMTPIYCFCTGTFTDSLYQALCPGHDNEGTNWKPLRICDASRSAPVL; from the exons ATGAAGAAGCTGGCGGCTAAGCAGGTGGAGATGACA AAAAAGACTAATGAGGTTAAGGAGAAAATCAAGAAGAAGTATGAAGACATGAAGAGGGTTCTGGATGAGGACCTGCGGATCACACTGACCCAGCTCGACACCGAGTTCGAAGCCACTGAAAAACTGGTGGAGGAGAAAATAGAGGATTGTTACCATCTGACCCAGGAATTGGATCAAGAACTGATGAACGCCGGAACTCAG AATTCAGAAATAGACCAAAG AATATCCGAGTCTCTGAAAAAAAGCGACCCTGACCTCATCCAGACAGATGACTTCAGGAACCAACAGTTGCTGAGTCTGACCATCAACCTACTGCTTTTCATCAGGTCTCAGATCCCTATCTCCAAGAAGTTGTTTCAGACAT ATGCAGCAGATGTGGTCCTCGATGCAGGTACTGCTCACCCTAAGCTGATCATCTCTCCCAATGGTGACTCAGCAACATACACGGAAAACTGGCAGGAGGTCCCGGACGTGCCTTCTCGCTTTGACAACACCCTAAATGTGATCAGCCAGCAAGCCTTGAGTGAGGGTCGCCATTATTGGGAGGTGGAGGTTAGTGGAAAAACTTACTGGGAAATAGGGCTCACCTACCCAAGCATCCCACGCAAAGGCAAGGAGAAAGAAGAGGACTGCTGGCTAGGACGAGGCAAAGAGTCCTGGTGTGTGGAATACTTTAATGGAGACTATACCGCATGGCATGACGGTGCTAATCATGAACTGCCCCCGCTTTCAGGAAGGCAGTTTCACCGTATCGGTGTGTACTGCAGCTTTCCTGGGGGTTTGGTTTGCTTCCTGGGAGCTGATACAATGACACCCATCTATTGTTTCTGTACAGGGACCTTCACTGACTCTCTATATCAGGCATTGTGTCCTGGTCATGACAATGAAGGCACAAACTGGAAGCCACTTAGAATCTGTGATGCTTCCCGGTCAGCTCCTGTCCTCTGA
- the LOC114481235 gene encoding nuclear factor 7, brain isoform X1, which yields MNQQEKLRKHQQHLQRQRDAITNRMKKLAAKQVEMTKKTNEVKEKIKKKYEDMKRVLDEDLRITLTQLDTEFEATEKLVEEKIEDCYHLTQELDQELMNAGTQNSEIDQRISESLKKSDPDLIQTDDFRNQQLLSLTINLLLFIRSQIPISKKLFQTYAADVVLDAGTAHPKLIISPNGDSATYTENWQEVPDVPSRFDNTLNVISQQALSEGRHYWEVEVSGKTYWEIGLTYPSIPRKGKEKEEDCWLGRGKESWCVEYFNGDYTAWHDGANHELPPLSGRQFHRIGVYCSFPGGLVCFLGADTMTPIYCFCTGTFTDSLYQALCPGHDNEGTNWKPLRICDASRSAPVL from the exons ATGAATCAACAG GAAAAGCTTCGGAAACATCAGCAGCACTTGCAGCGACAGAGGGATGCCATCACCAACAGGATGAAGAAGCTGGCGGCTAAGCAGGTGGAGATGACA AAAAAGACTAATGAGGTTAAGGAGAAAATCAAGAAGAAGTATGAAGACATGAAGAGGGTTCTGGATGAGGACCTGCGGATCACACTGACCCAGCTCGACACCGAGTTCGAAGCCACTGAAAAACTGGTGGAGGAGAAAATAGAGGATTGTTACCATCTGACCCAGGAATTGGATCAAGAACTGATGAACGCCGGAACTCAG AATTCAGAAATAGACCAAAG AATATCCGAGTCTCTGAAAAAAAGCGACCCTGACCTCATCCAGACAGATGACTTCAGGAACCAACAGTTGCTGAGTCTGACCATCAACCTACTGCTTTTCATCAGGTCTCAGATCCCTATCTCCAAGAAGTTGTTTCAGACAT ATGCAGCAGATGTGGTCCTCGATGCAGGTACTGCTCACCCTAAGCTGATCATCTCTCCCAATGGTGACTCAGCAACATACACGGAAAACTGGCAGGAGGTCCCGGACGTGCCTTCTCGCTTTGACAACACCCTAAATGTGATCAGCCAGCAAGCCTTGAGTGAGGGTCGCCATTATTGGGAGGTGGAGGTTAGTGGAAAAACTTACTGGGAAATAGGGCTCACCTACCCAAGCATCCCACGCAAAGGCAAGGAGAAAGAAGAGGACTGCTGGCTAGGACGAGGCAAAGAGTCCTGGTGTGTGGAATACTTTAATGGAGACTATACCGCATGGCATGACGGTGCTAATCATGAACTGCCCCCGCTTTCAGGAAGGCAGTTTCACCGTATCGGTGTGTACTGCAGCTTTCCTGGGGGTTTGGTTTGCTTCCTGGGAGCTGATACAATGACACCCATCTATTGTTTCTGTACAGGGACCTTCACTGACTCTCTATATCAGGCATTGTGTCCTGGTCATGACAATGAAGGCACAAACTGGAAGCCACTTAGAATCTGTGATGCTTCCCGGTCAGCTCCTGTCCTCTGA
- the LOC114481235 gene encoding E3 ubiquitin-protein ligase TRIM39 isoform X3: MFILKEDLEEKLRKHQQHLQRQRDAITNRMKKLAAKQVEMTKKTNEVKEKIKKKYEDMKRVLDEDLRITLTQLDTEFEATEKLVEEKIEDCYHLTQELDQELMNAGTQNSEIDQRISESLKKSDPDLIQTDDFRNQQLLSLTINLLLFIRSQIPISKKLFQTYAADVVLDAGTAHPKLIISPNGDSATYTENWQEVPDVPSRFDNTLNVISQQALSEGRHYWEVEVSGKTYWEIGLTYPSIPRKGKEKEEDCWLGRGKESWDLH, translated from the exons ATGTTCATACTGAAAGAAGACCTTGAA GAAAAGCTTCGGAAACATCAGCAGCACTTGCAGCGACAGAGGGATGCCATCACCAACAGGATGAAGAAGCTGGCGGCTAAGCAGGTGGAGATGACA AAAAAGACTAATGAGGTTAAGGAGAAAATCAAGAAGAAGTATGAAGACATGAAGAGGGTTCTGGATGAGGACCTGCGGATCACACTGACCCAGCTCGACACCGAGTTCGAAGCCACTGAAAAACTGGTGGAGGAGAAAATAGAGGATTGTTACCATCTGACCCAGGAATTGGATCAAGAACTGATGAACGCCGGAACTCAG AATTCAGAAATAGACCAAAG AATATCCGAGTCTCTGAAAAAAAGCGACCCTGACCTCATCCAGACAGATGACTTCAGGAACCAACAGTTGCTGAGTCTGACCATCAACCTACTGCTTTTCATCAGGTCTCAGATCCCTATCTCCAAGAAGTTGTTTCAGACAT ATGCAGCAGATGTGGTCCTCGATGCAGGTACTGCTCACCCTAAGCTGATCATCTCTCCCAATGGTGACTCAGCAACATACACGGAAAACTGGCAGGAGGTCCCGGACGTGCCTTCTCGCTTTGACAACACCCTAAATGTGATCAGCCAGCAAGCCTTGAGTGAGGGTCGCCATTATTGGGAGGTGGAGGTTAGTGGAAAAACTTACTGGGAAATAGGGCTCACCTACCCAAGCATCCCACGCAAAGGCAAGGAGAAAGAAGAGGACTGCTGGCTAGGACGAGGCAAAGAGTCCTG GGACCTTCACTGA
- the LOC114481232 gene encoding pleckstrin homology domain-containing family S member 1-like isoform X2, whose translation MSRSIKSAVSKFYKQPSTAKAIRAGNLIKSPPNRCKTENSWKTRHFVLYQLNEHEHQLMYFRSSDETDRPIGEIDLTHISVLQFAPQSHDKWMWIEKKFRCAPSCVLHIKSGDRDYFLVGQTSEEMDGWFTDLYEALKNKTHRFHTRKVISKPICRSSSHGVMFNKLSLKSRSFSDPPTKSLDDDCDMHKEEDPNLNKRRASVPGNVEDYYDYPKTFSPSNDGEVCSDNGSGESLYESMTNYSFNQQVAEECDHEVEQLTEGSLNGPCEKKRALSCSVPLCAEGRTNDDSKDQNRSSFGSSDSGVISPVDMQDGKYVHKVDEPSSSPSCSLMYMEKDIEVNQVDLKKHLTLSDQDGRPSVSAWTALPETVCLFQKGDQILAINDLHTSTKEDVYKYLSKLLKNEVKVTILRPRSLHSQNCHCSDLMWSRSANV comes from the exons ATGTCGCGGAGCATCAAGAGTGCAG tttcgAAGTTCTACAAACAACCCAGCACGGCAAAGGCAATAAGAGCAGGAAATCTGATTAAATCTCCTCCCAACAGGTGTAAGACAGAG AACTCATGGAAAACTCGACATTTTGTCCTCTACCAACTCAATGAGCATGAACATCAGCTCATGTACTTTCGAAGTTCAGATGAAACGGACCGGCCAATTGGGGAAATTGATCTCACTCA TATCTCAGTGTTGCAATTTGCCCCTCAAAGCCACGATAAATGGATGTGGATAGAGAAGAAGTTCCGATGTGCCCCATCCTGTGTGCTTCATATCAAGAGCGGAgaccgggactactttcttgtTGGACAGACCAG CGAGGAAATGGACGGCTGGTTCACAGACCTGTACGAAGCTCTGAAAAACAAGACACATCGATTTCACACCAGGAAG GTGATCTCCAAGCCCATCTGCCGCAGCAGCAGCCATGGTGTCATGTTCAATAAG ctgtcgTTAAAGAGCAGATCCTTCTCAGATCCACCAACAAAATCTTTGGATGATGACTGTGATATGCACAAG GAGGAAGATCCGAATCTGAATAAACGACGTGCTTCTGTTCCTGGGAACGTGGAAGATTATTATGACTACCCGAAAACTTTCTCACCCTCAAAT GATGGTGAAGTTTGTTCAGATAACGGCAGCGGAGAATCCCT GTATGAATCCATGACCAATTACTCGTTCAACCAGCAAGTTGCAGAGGAGTG CGACCATGAAGTGGAGCAGCTCACTGAGGGCAGCCTAAACGGGCCGTGTGAGAAAAAGAGGGCATTGAGTTGTTCAGTGCCTCTCTGTGCTGAAGGACGGACCAATGATGACAG CAAAGACCAAAATCGGTCCAGCTTCGGCTCCAGTGACAGTGGCGTTATCTCACCTGTGGATATGCAGGACGGGAAATATGTGCACAAGGTGGACGAACCAAGCTCCTCCCCCAG TTGTTCCCTCATGTACATGGAGAAAGACATCGAGGTGAATCAGGTCGATTTGAAAAAACACCTGACGTTATCGGATCAGGATGGAAGACCGAG TGTGTCCGCGTGGACCGCACTGCCAGAGACGGTGTGCCTGTTCCAAAAAGGAGATCAGATCTTGGCGATTAACGACTTGCACACGAGCACCAAAGAGGATGTTTACAAGTATCTCAGCAAGTTGCTGAAAAACGAG GTGAAGGTGACCATCCTGCGTCCACGCAGTCTGCATTCCCAAAACTGCCATTGCAGTGACTTAATGTGGAGCAGGTCTGCAAACGTTTAA
- the LOC114481232 gene encoding pleckstrin homology domain-containing family S member 1-like isoform X1, whose product MSRSIKSAVSKFYKQPSTAKAIRAGNLIKSPPNRCKTENSWKTRHFVLYQLNEHEHQLMYFRSSDETDRPIGEIDLTHISVLQFAPQSHDKWMWIEKKFRCAPSCVLHIKSGDRDYFLVGQTSEEMDGWFTDLYEALKNKTHRFHTRKELDSGKTIEVISKPICRSSSHGVMFNKLSLKSRSFSDPPTKSLDDDCDMHKEEDPNLNKRRASVPGNVEDYYDYPKTFSPSNDGEVCSDNGSGESLYESMTNYSFNQQVAEECDHEVEQLTEGSLNGPCEKKRALSCSVPLCAEGRTNDDSKDQNRSSFGSSDSGVISPVDMQDGKYVHKVDEPSSSPSCSLMYMEKDIEVNQVDLKKHLTLSDQDGRPSVSAWTALPETVCLFQKGDQILAINDLHTSTKEDVYKYLSKLLKNEVKVTILRPRSLHSQNCHCSDLMWSRSANV is encoded by the exons ATGTCGCGGAGCATCAAGAGTGCAG tttcgAAGTTCTACAAACAACCCAGCACGGCAAAGGCAATAAGAGCAGGAAATCTGATTAAATCTCCTCCCAACAGGTGTAAGACAGAG AACTCATGGAAAACTCGACATTTTGTCCTCTACCAACTCAATGAGCATGAACATCAGCTCATGTACTTTCGAAGTTCAGATGAAACGGACCGGCCAATTGGGGAAATTGATCTCACTCA TATCTCAGTGTTGCAATTTGCCCCTCAAAGCCACGATAAATGGATGTGGATAGAGAAGAAGTTCCGATGTGCCCCATCCTGTGTGCTTCATATCAAGAGCGGAgaccgggactactttcttgtTGGACAGACCAG CGAGGAAATGGACGGCTGGTTCACAGACCTGTACGAAGCTCTGAAAAACAAGACACATCGATTTCACACCAGGAAG gAACTGGATAGTGGCAAAACAATTGAG GTGATCTCCAAGCCCATCTGCCGCAGCAGCAGCCATGGTGTCATGTTCAATAAG ctgtcgTTAAAGAGCAGATCCTTCTCAGATCCACCAACAAAATCTTTGGATGATGACTGTGATATGCACAAG GAGGAAGATCCGAATCTGAATAAACGACGTGCTTCTGTTCCTGGGAACGTGGAAGATTATTATGACTACCCGAAAACTTTCTCACCCTCAAAT GATGGTGAAGTTTGTTCAGATAACGGCAGCGGAGAATCCCT GTATGAATCCATGACCAATTACTCGTTCAACCAGCAAGTTGCAGAGGAGTG CGACCATGAAGTGGAGCAGCTCACTGAGGGCAGCCTAAACGGGCCGTGTGAGAAAAAGAGGGCATTGAGTTGTTCAGTGCCTCTCTGTGCTGAAGGACGGACCAATGATGACAG CAAAGACCAAAATCGGTCCAGCTTCGGCTCCAGTGACAGTGGCGTTATCTCACCTGTGGATATGCAGGACGGGAAATATGTGCACAAGGTGGACGAACCAAGCTCCTCCCCCAG TTGTTCCCTCATGTACATGGAGAAAGACATCGAGGTGAATCAGGTCGATTTGAAAAAACACCTGACGTTATCGGATCAGGATGGAAGACCGAG TGTGTCCGCGTGGACCGCACTGCCAGAGACGGTGTGCCTGTTCCAAAAAGGAGATCAGATCTTGGCGATTAACGACTTGCACACGAGCACCAAAGAGGATGTTTACAAGTATCTCAGCAAGTTGCTGAAAAACGAG GTGAAGGTGACCATCCTGCGTCCACGCAGTCTGCATTCCCAAAACTGCCATTGCAGTGACTTAATGTGGAGCAGGTCTGCAAACGTTTAA